The following proteins are encoded in a genomic region of Gossypium hirsutum isolate 1008001.06 chromosome D05, Gossypium_hirsutum_v2.1, whole genome shotgun sequence:
- the LOC107906170 gene encoding protein SODIUM POTASSIUM ROOT DEFECTIVE 3, translating into MKGMDLFCASQASTAICSSVDHRSMVRHGHRRIDRQNSKPYAPCSSQLPIIPRPYHEKSSKNSVKPSDVRRKSSADIHDLKSSPASSTYLLSDRPFIDWLSESDPTVSAFVPSQPSKPKLHVSSDNNNNSPALKSSSSARSRDQVVVLRVAIHCKGCEGKLRKHISKMEGVKSFSIDLPTKKVTVIGDVTPSSVLASVSRVKSAQLWPSAAPSQSSPMVKMNY; encoded by the exons ATGAAAGGAATGGATCTTTTTTGCGCTTCTCAAGCTTCAACAGCCATCTGCTCTAGCGTGGACCATCGCTCCATGGTCCGCCATGGTCATAGGCGTATTGATCGCCAAAATTCAAAGCCTTATGCTCCTTGTTCATCACAATTGCCTATAATCCCTAGGCCTTACCATGAAAAGAGTAGCAAGAACAGTGTTAAGCCAAGTGACGTACGTCGAAAAAGCTCTGCAGATATTCATGATCTAAAAAGCTCTCCTGCTTCATCTACATATCTTCTAAGTGATAGACCCTTTATTGATTGGTTATCAGAGTCTGATCCTACTGTCTCAGCATTCGTTCCTTCTCAGCCTTCAAAACCTAAGCTGCATGTAAGCTCCGACAACAACAACAATTCTCCTGCTTTAAAGTCTTCTTCATCCGCTCGGTCTCGCGACCAG GTGGTGGTTTTGAGGGTGGCAATCCATTGCAAAGGATGTGAaggaaaattaagaaaacatatCTCCAAAATGGAAG GAGTGAAATCATTTAGTATAGATTTACCGACAAAGAAAGTGACAGTCATTGGTGACGTGACTCCCTCAAGCGTGTTAGCAAGCGTGTCGAGGGTGAAGAGTGCTCAACTATGGCCATCTGCAGCACCATCTCAATCTTCTCCAATGGTCAAAATGAATTactga